Proteins encoded by one window of Actinocorallia herbida:
- a CDS encoding VIT domain-containing protein — protein sequence MTVQTEATGEHPAAGSGVGTLQTSEGGLPLASLAIHTDITGLAAAVEVVQEFRNSFTVPLAATYVFPLPDRAAVTGLVMQADGRVVRAELRERGEARQVYEEAIASGRRASLAEEDRPDVFSMSVGNILPGERVTIRLSLSQPLPYEDGTAVFRFPLVVAPRYIPGSPLPGPDAGLGVQPDTAAVPDASRISPPILLPGFPDPVTLSLTARIDPAGLPLGPLDCTHPLAQDPSGLVTLGHGQRLDRDFVLRLPYGDRAPEPSAEPVADPVPGLTESLLFTPDAEGDEGTFTLTLLPAVESDPRPKDVVLVLDRSGSMHGWKMVAARRAAARIIDSLHGRDRFAVFSFDHAVETPAGLPQGLADATDRHRFRAVEHLAKIEARGATEMLRPLRDALALLGAPGRDRVLVLVTDGQVGNEDQILAALPPAELDGIRVHTVGIDRAVNAGFLGRLAAYGQGRCELVESEDRLDTAMEQIHHRIAAPILTGLTLRAGEGLEILPETVSPARPASVFPGVPLVLSGRYRGSGSSLSALATGPSWERTFEAVTVASSPATALWARAHLRDLEDGYASDPSPERESRLVATSLRHGVLCRFTAYVAVDSRVVTDGADPHQVIQPVELPQGWETLSLPTPPPMQVAMPAPMAAAPRSRSAVSFDAAPPAPGGYGAPPPAPAAPGGARPLPKQGARPSPRPGGAAPRRSAAPPVPDLTPLFSLELQRLRALSAAPDPVRLAHLTDLVTRLEALAVPALADLLASFPTLPDPLTLWPLLEEALTALTTPTPSAPTTRRPFWKR from the coding sequence GTGACAGTGCAGACAGAAGCCACGGGAGAACACCCCGCCGCCGGTTCCGGCGTCGGCACGCTCCAGACCTCCGAGGGGGGCCTCCCCCTCGCCTCACTCGCCATCCACACCGACATCACCGGGCTGGCCGCCGCCGTCGAGGTGGTGCAGGAGTTCCGCAACTCCTTCACGGTCCCGCTCGCGGCCACCTACGTCTTCCCCCTACCGGACCGAGCCGCGGTGACCGGCCTGGTCATGCAGGCCGACGGGAGAGTCGTCCGGGCCGAACTGCGCGAGCGCGGTGAGGCCCGGCAGGTCTACGAGGAGGCGATCGCGAGCGGGCGGCGCGCCTCCCTCGCCGAGGAGGACAGGCCCGATGTGTTCTCCATGAGCGTCGGCAACATCCTGCCCGGCGAGCGCGTCACCATCCGGCTGTCGCTGAGCCAGCCACTGCCCTACGAGGACGGCACAGCGGTCTTCCGGTTCCCCCTCGTCGTCGCGCCCCGCTACATCCCCGGCAGCCCCCTGCCCGGACCCGACGCGGGGCTCGGCGTGCAGCCCGACACCGCGGCCGTGCCCGACGCGTCCCGCATCAGCCCGCCGATCCTGCTGCCCGGCTTCCCCGATCCCGTCACGCTCTCCCTCACCGCGCGCATCGACCCCGCCGGGCTCCCCCTCGGCCCCCTCGACTGCACGCACCCGCTCGCCCAGGACCCCTCGGGCCTGGTCACCCTCGGGCACGGCCAGCGGCTCGACCGCGACTTCGTCCTGCGGCTGCCGTACGGCGACCGGGCGCCGGAGCCGTCGGCGGAACCCGTGGCGGACCCGGTCCCCGGACTCACCGAGTCCCTGCTGTTCACCCCCGATGCCGAAGGCGACGAGGGCACCTTCACGCTGACCCTGCTGCCGGCCGTCGAGTCCGACCCCCGGCCCAAGGACGTCGTCCTCGTCCTGGACAGATCCGGCAGCATGCACGGCTGGAAGATGGTGGCCGCGCGCCGGGCGGCCGCCCGCATCATCGACAGCCTGCACGGCCGGGATCGCTTCGCGGTCTTCTCCTTCGACCACGCGGTGGAGACCCCGGCCGGTCTGCCGCAGGGCCTCGCCGACGCCACCGACCGGCACCGGTTCCGCGCGGTCGAGCACCTGGCGAAGATCGAGGCGCGCGGCGCCACCGAGATGCTGCGGCCGCTGCGCGACGCCCTCGCGCTGCTCGGCGCACCCGGCCGGGACCGGGTCCTGGTACTGGTCACCGACGGCCAAGTGGGCAACGAGGACCAGATCCTCGCCGCGCTGCCGCCCGCCGAACTCGACGGCATCCGGGTGCACACCGTCGGCATCGACCGCGCGGTCAACGCGGGCTTCCTCGGCAGACTCGCCGCCTACGGCCAGGGCCGCTGCGAACTCGTCGAGTCCGAGGACAGGCTGGACACGGCGATGGAGCAGATCCACCACCGGATCGCCGCTCCGATCCTCACCGGTCTGACCCTGCGCGCGGGCGAAGGGCTGGAGATCCTCCCTGAGACCGTCTCCCCGGCCCGTCCCGCGTCGGTCTTCCCGGGGGTCCCGCTGGTGCTCTCCGGACGCTACCGGGGCTCGGGATCGTCCCTGAGCGCCCTGGCGACGGGCCCGTCGTGGGAGCGCACCTTCGAGGCGGTCACGGTCGCCTCCTCCCCGGCGACGGCGCTGTGGGCACGGGCGCACCTGCGCGACCTGGAGGACGGCTACGCCAGCGATCCCAGCCCTGAGCGGGAGTCCCGGCTGGTGGCCACCTCGCTGCGCCACGGGGTGCTGTGCCGCTTCACCGCCTACGTCGCCGTGGACTCCCGCGTCGTCACCGACGGCGCCGACCCGCACCAGGTGATCCAGCCGGTGGAGCTGCCGCAGGGCTGGGAGACGCTCAGCCTTCCGACACCCCCGCCGATGCAGGTCGCCATGCCCGCCCCCATGGCGGCCGCTCCCCGCAGCCGCTCCGCCGTCTCGTTCGACGCGGCCCCGCCCGCGCCCGGAGGGTACGGAGCACCTCCGCCCGCCCCTGCCGCCCCAGGTGGCGCCAGGCCTCTGCCCAAGCAAGGCGCACGTCCCTCGCCCCGCCCCGGAGGAGCCGCCCCACGCCGTTCGGCCGCCCCACCCGTGCCCGACCTCACCCCGCTGTTCTCCCTCGAGCTCCAGCGCCTGCGCGCCCTCTCCGCCGCCCCCGACCCCGTCCGTCTGGCCCATTTGACCGACCTCGTCACCCGCCTGGAGGCCCTGGCCGTCCCCGCCTTGGCCGATCTCCTCGCCTCCTTCCCCACCCTTCCCGACCCCCTGACCCTCTGGCCCCTCCTGGAAGAGGCCCTCACCGCCCTCACCACTCCCACCCCATCCGCCCCGACCACCCGCCGCCCTTTCTGGAAGCGCTGA
- the galE gene encoding UDP-glucose 4-epimerase GalE, which produces MKILVTGGAGYIGSVVAAQLLEAGHTVVVLDNLTTGSTVGLPPGVAFVQGDIKQAGDVLAGGGFDAVMHFAAKSQVGESVRKPEVYWDNNVGGTLALLDAMRAHGVRRIVFSSTAATYGVVGDAPITEDAPTAPINPYGQSKIAVDFALQGEATAHGLAATSLRYFNVGGSYAGLGERHDPETHLIPNVLRAAAGLIPAVELYGTDYPTPDGTAIRDYLHVADLAEAHLLALGAVRPGIHTIYNLGSGTGTSVQEVIDTALEVTGLPIPVNLNPRRPGDPPYLVASATRISEDLGWQARRPLPEIIADAWTFLRSTL; this is translated from the coding sequence ATGAAGATTCTTGTCACGGGCGGGGCCGGATACATCGGATCGGTCGTCGCGGCCCAACTCCTGGAGGCCGGCCACACCGTGGTCGTGCTGGACAATCTGACGACCGGATCGACCGTCGGGTTGCCGCCCGGCGTCGCGTTCGTGCAGGGGGACATCAAGCAGGCCGGGGACGTCCTCGCCGGGGGCGGGTTCGACGCCGTCATGCACTTCGCGGCCAAGTCCCAAGTCGGCGAGTCCGTGCGCAAGCCCGAGGTGTACTGGGACAACAACGTCGGGGGGACGCTCGCGCTCCTGGACGCCATGCGCGCGCACGGGGTCCGCCGCATCGTGTTCTCCTCGACCGCCGCGACGTACGGCGTCGTGGGGGACGCGCCGATCACCGAGGACGCGCCGACCGCGCCGATCAATCCCTACGGACAGTCCAAGATCGCCGTGGACTTCGCGCTGCAGGGGGAGGCGACGGCCCACGGGCTCGCTGCGACGAGCCTGCGCTACTTCAACGTCGGCGGGTCCTACGCCGGACTGGGCGAGCGCCACGACCCCGAGACCCACCTCATCCCGAACGTGCTGCGCGCCGCCGCCGGGCTGATCCCCGCCGTCGAGCTCTACGGCACGGACTACCCCACGCCCGACGGGACCGCGATCCGCGACTACCTGCATGTCGCCGACCTCGCCGAGGCCCACCTCCTCGCGTTGGGGGCGGTCCGACCGGGCATCCACACGATCTACAACCTGGGCAGCGGCACGGGCACGTCGGTTCAGGAGGTCATCGACACCGCCCTCGAAGTGACCGGCCTGCCCATCCCCGTCAACCTGAACCCGCGCCGCCCTGGTGATCCGCCCTACCTCGTCGCCTCCGCGACCCGTATCTCCGAGGATCTCGGCTGGCAGGCCCGCCGCCCCCTCCCCGAGATCATCGCCGACGCCTGGACCTTCCTCCGCTCGACGCTCTGA